One uncultured Carboxylicivirga sp. genomic window, AACAAAAATTGCAGCAGACAAAATATTATATGATAAAGCTTGTGACCTGGCAGAAGACAAGGTAACCGTTAGTTACTTTGGTCAGTGTTCGGTTGATGGTAAACCCGGATTTAAAGCAACTTATTGGAATAATCCAAATCGAGAAGGTGATATTGTAACATCTCAGCAAATTGTAAATCCGATTAAGATGACCACTGCTGGTCAGCACGAATTTGCATCCGGTGTAAAGTTGGAGGGCTTTTCGGCTATTTACGAAACCGATTTCGTTCCAAAGGTCAGTGAAGAAATTGTTTTTAAGGGTGGCGCAACAGGTTATTTTGAATTATTGGTTAATGGAGAAACAATCAAAAAGTATAACAACTGGAGAACGTTGCCATCACGAATGCCTTTTAAGGTTGAGGCCGGACAGAAATATAAAATTCAAATTCTCTATAATCAGTCAAATAACTGGCAGGCTAATATTGAATTTGACTTTGGTAAAGAAATAGATGTTGATTATACAAACCTGATCAATAAGTTAAAAGGAGTTGATGATGTGATTTTTGTTGGAGGATTATCCGGTAACCTTGAAGGAGAAGAAATGCCGGTTAATTATCCGGGTTTTAAAGGTGGAGACCGAACAAATATCGAACTACCATCGGTACAGCGTAATTGTCTGAAGGCTTTGAAAGAAGCAGGCAAAAAAGTGATTTTCGTGAATTGCTCAGGATCGGCTATTGCATTGGCTCCTGAAACAGAGAGTTGCGATGCCATTTTGCAGGCCTGGTATCCGGGCGAATCGGGTGGTCTGGCGGTTGCTGACGTGTTGTTTGGCGATTATAACCCTTCAGGAAAGTTACCTGTAACTTTCTATGAAAATTCGGAAAAGCTGGGGGATTTCGAGGATTATTCAATGAAAGGAAAAACCTATCGTTATACAACTGAAGCTCTGTTTCCGTTTGGGTTTGGTTTAAGTTATACTCAATTTACTATTGGAGAGGCTAAAGCAGACAAAAACAGTATTCAGCCCAATGAATCGGTTGAACTGTCAATTCCTGTATCCAATGTGGGGCAACGCAGCGGAACTGAGATTTTACAGGTTTATATACGCAAAGTCAACGATATGGATGGACCCCTTAAAAGCCTGAGAGCTTATGAACGGGTTGAACTCGCAAAAGGCAAAACGGTCAAGGCTAAAATAGTATTACCTCCATCATCATTTGAGTTCTACGATTGGTCACAGAGAAAAATGACAGTTACCAAAGGTGAGTACGAAGTTTATTATGGAAATAGTTCAAAAGAGGAAGATCTAAAGAAAATTAGAATTTCCATTTTATAAGTAATCAAATTATCTTAACTGTTTTAAGTAAAGGGATGAGACTTTTAAATACCTTGATTATTTTTTTACTTCTGGGTGTTGTTAATACTTCTGCCAGTGCATTTGTTATTAATTCTTCCGACAAAAAACTTCAAGTTCAATTAATAAATGACCGAAAAAGTGACTGTTGTAAATGGTATTTAAAAGTTGGATATCTTGTTGGAGAGCATTATAGTGAAATAATTCCCCGCATTGATTTGGGTTTGGTGCGAAATGATCAGGTATTTGCAAAAGAATTAAAACTGGTTAAAACGAGTAAGATACATAGCTTGTATGAAGACTATCATTCGATGCACGGAAAGCGTTCTAATCGTATAAATGAAGGTAATGAGGTACTTGTGACTTTTGTGACTCCACAAAAATCGAAAATGAATCTGTTTTTAAGAGTTTATAATGATGGGGTTGCTTTTCGGTATGAATTTCCGGATAAAGAAGGTAGCTATATTATAAATGATGAATTAACAGCTTATTCTGTTTCAGATAGTACCAAAAGGTGGTTAGAGAAATTTAATCCGGCAAACGAAGGGCTTTATTCTTGCCAGATGGATGGCAGTATACAACAGGATTGGTGCTATCCGGCACTTTTTCAGTGTCAGGACAGCGATTGTTGGTTTCTGATTCATGAAGCAGATCTTGATCGAAACTACTGCGGAACCAAATTAACAAATTTTGAAGATGGAAATGTTTATAAACTCACTTTTCCTGATGATTGGAATGGCAGAGGTACAGGCCAAATACATCCGTCAATAACGTTACCCTGGAAATCGCCCTGGAGAAGTATTATTGTTGGTAGTTTGACCGATATTGTTGAATCAACCCTGATTGATGACATATCATCTCCTTCAGTCTTAATGGATACAAGCTGGATTAAACCGGGTTTGTCTTCCTGGAATTATTGGTCTGATAATCATGGCACCAAAGACTATCAGGTTATATGTAAATTTGCTGATTTGGCTGCCGATATGGGCTGGCCTTATACATTACTCGATTGGGAATGGGATACAATGGGTAATGGAGGTGATCTGAATGATGCACTGACTTATATTCACTCTCTTGGTTTGAAACCTCTGATTTGGTATAATTCTGGGGGCGATCATACATGGGTTGGTGCAACTCCTAAGGATAGGATGCTTACGCATGAGAACCGAATGGCTGAGTTTTGGAAACTGAAAGAGATGGGAATTGCAGGTGTAAAAGTTGACTTTTTTGAAAGTGAAAAGCAAAATATGATTAACTATTATCTGGATATACTTGAGGATGCAGCCCGTTTTGAAATAATGGTATATTTTCATGGATGTCTTGTGCCACGTGGATGGCAGCGGACTTATCCACACCTGATGACCTATGAGGGAGTTCGCGGTGCCGAATGGTATAATAATGGTCCGGAGTTTACTACAACAGCACCTGAACACAATATTACTTTGCCATTTACGCGAAATGTTGTCGGTTCAATGGATTATACTCCGGTAACTTTCACCAATTCACAATATCCTCATATCACTTCTTATGGACATGAATTAGCTTTAAGTGTGATATTTGAATCCGGTATTCAGCACATGGCTGATCGTCCTGAAGGGTATTACCGATTACCCTATGCTGTTAAAAATTTTCTGAGAACTGTACCTTGTAGTTGGGACGATACTAAATTGCTGGATGGCTATCCGGGACAATTTTCCGTTTTAGCACGCCGCAAAGGTAATGATTGGTATGTGGGGAGTATTAATTCTGATTCGAAGGAAAAAAATCAAACTGTTCAATTTGATTTCCTAACAATTGGTAAAACATACAAACTAACACTAATCTCAGATGGAGAGCACGATCAAGCTTTTTCTATAAAGCATCTGGTAATTGACAGTAATTCGGTTCTTAATGTAAATATGCTTCGAAGGGGTGGTTTTGCTGCCAGGATTATCCCCTTAAATTAATAAATAAAGCTATGAAGTACCTCAAGTCATATTTTTAATTGTAGTTTTTATCAAGTAACGATTGATTGAACGTGTAATTCAGAGCGACAGTTTTAACTGGGTGCTCTGAAATATTTGATTGGAATTCAATGGCTTCAAAAAATATAATGTATGAAAAGGATCTTGCTCAATATCTTAGTCACTATACTATTGATTGGTTGCAATAGTTCAAACATTGATAACGATTTAAAACTATGGTACGATAAGCCCGCTATTCACTTCGAAGAGGCTTTAGTTATAGGTAATGGCAAAACAGGTGCAACAGTATTTGGTGGGGTTCATACTGATAAGATTCATCTTAACGATGCTACTTTGTGGAGTGGGGAGCCTGTGGATAGATATATGAACCCTGAAACTTATAAAAACATTCCTGCTGTCAGAGAAGCCTTGGAAAATGAAGATTATAAGTTAGCAGAGCAGCTTAATAAAAAAATACAGGGTAAGTTCTCACAATCATACGCACCCCTTGGTACAATGTATCTCGAATTTAATAAGCCAAAAGATATTGTAGACTATTATCGGGAACTTGATATTAGCAATGCTGTTGCTAAAGTAAAATATAAGTGCGACGGGGTGACTTATTATCGCGAATATCTGGTATCTAATCCCGATAAGTTAATGGTGATCAAACTATCAGCTGATAAGAAAAATGCACTAAATTTCAATCTGAAATTTGATAGCCAGTTAAAATATAAGACTGTAGCCAACCAAAACGGATTAGAAATATCAGGATATGCTCCGTATCATACTGTACCAAGTTATTGGGGCAGCGATAATCCGGTTCGTTTTGACGAAAAACGTGGTACAAGATTTTCTGCTCATTTCAACGTTTTGAATGAAGGTGGTGAGGTTATTGTAAGTGATAGTGGTATTCAGGTTAATGAGGCCAATGAGGTTATCTTGCACATTTGTACTGCTACAAGCTTTAATGGTTTTGATAAGAATCCTGCCAGCCAGGGATTAGATAACCAGTCTATTGCAAAGCAATTGCTTAGGCAGTCTGCAATAAGAAAGTATGAAACCATTAAGACAGATCATATAAAGGATTATCAGTCGTTTTTTAACAGAGTTAAACTTCAACTTGGTGATTTTAATAGTCCTGATTTGCCCACAGATCAGCGCTTAATCAAATATACTGAGGGAGCTGAAGATAAAGGTTTGGAAATATTGTATTTTCAGTATGGACGGTACTTGCTTATTTCCAGCTCTCGTACTGATCAGGTTCCTGCTAACCTGCAAGGTATCTGGAATCCGTATATTCGTCCGCCTTGGAGTAGCAATTATACCATGAATATTAATGTAGAAGAAAATTACTGGTTAGCTGAGTCCGCAAATCTTTCAGAAATGCATCAGCCATTTTTAAATTTTATTGGTAATCTGGCTGAAACAGGTAAAGTTACCGCTAAAACATTTTATGGGGTTGATAAGGGCTGGGCAGCCTGCCATAACTCCGATATTTGGGCAATGAGTAATCCGGTTGGAGATTTTGGTTACGGAGATCCAATGTGGGCATGCTGGAATATGAGTGGAACGTGGGTTGTTACTCATCTTTGGGATCACTATTTGTATTCTGGCGATAAAGAATTTCTAAGTAGTTATGCTTATCCTCTAATGAAGGGAGCAGCTGAATTTTGTCTTAATTGGTTAGTAGAGGATAAAAATGGAAATCTTATCACTTCACCATCAACATCACCCGAGAATACCTATATTACCTCAGATGGTTTAAAAGGTGCGACACTTTACGGGGCAACTTGTGATTTGGCTATGATACGCGAATGTTTTGGACAAACAATCAAGGCTTCTCAAATACTTAATATTGATGCTTCCTTGAGGGATAGTATGAGTAGTGCCCTGAGCAAATTATACCCTTATCAGATTGGAAAAAAGGGCAATCTTCAGGAGTGGTATCACGATTGGGAAGATGCTGAACCTCAACATCGTCACCAGACACACTTATTTGGATTGCATCCCGGAAATCATATTACTCCGTTAACTGAACCTAATTTAGCTGAAGCTTGCCGAACATCACTTGAAATAAAAGGTGACGAAACTACCGGATGGTCAAAAGGTTGGCGTATTAACCTTTGGGCCAGACTTTGGGATGGGAACAGAGCTTATAAACTATACCGTGAATTATTGACATATGTATCCCCTAATGGTGTCGAAAACGTAAATTATGGCGGGGGAGGTGGAACTTACCCCAATTTATTGGATGCTCACCCTCCTTTTCAAATAGATGGAAATTTTGGTGGTGCTGCAGGGGTGATTGAAATGTTAATGCAATCAAATGAAGAACGGATCATTTTATTGCCAGCTATACCGGATGTATGGTCTGAAGGAACAGTTACAGGGCTTTGTGCCCGAGGAGGCTTCGAAATTTCAATGAAGTGGAAAGAAGGTAAATTGTCAGAAGTGGAAGTTTTATCTAAAATAGGTAATAGATGTTCCTTAAAATATGATGGAAAAACAATAGGGTTTGATACCAAAGTTGATGGTAAGTATTGTTTTGTATACACTAGAGGAGAATTAAAAAATAGAATTTAACTTTACAATAAAAATACTAATTCATACAATATGAAAGTAATTAACTCAATGCTGATTCTGGTTCTTCTGATTGGTATAGGTTGTACTTCACAATCGTATATCAAGACAGAAACTGGTATAAAGACAACTATTGATTCGATAGTAGTTGAAGTAAACTTTTATACAGCTGACATTGTTCGGGTCACCAAATCTCTGTCAGGGGAATCTTTTGAAAAGAAAAGTCTTTCAGTAGTTAAAGAACCAGAAAATGTGACTTTTAAGGTAAAAGAATCAGGTATACATATTTTGTTGGAAAGCGAACGATTAATGGTACAGATCGATACCCAAACAGGGGGCATATCCTATCTGGGATCAAATGGTGATACTCTTTTTCTGGAAAAAGCTGCAAGTGCAACTTTCACGCCATTTAACGATGCTGGCAATGAAACATATTCCGTTAAGCAAACGTTTATCCTCGCCCCAGACGAGGCAATCTACGGGCTTGGAATCCTTCAAAATGGGATAATGTCTCAACGCAACCAACAAGTACACATGGTTCAGAATAACACCTGGGATTTTTCTACATTTTTTCAATCGGTAAAAGGGTACGGTCTATTTTGGGATAACTATTCACCAACTGATTTTACGGACGATGAATCGGGTACCGAATTCGCTTCAGAAGTTGGCGATTGTATTGATTATTATTTTATGTATGGCGGAAATGCTGATGGAGTGGTTGCTGAAATGCGCAACCTGACCGGAAAAGTACCTATGTTTCCTCTTTGGACTTATGGTTTTTGGCAAAGTCGCGAGCGTTATAAAACTCAGGAAGAAACTGTTGGAGTAGTTAAAAAATACCGTGAGTTAGGTGTTCCGTTAGACGGTATTATTCAGGACTGGCAGTATTGGGGTGATAATTACCACTGGAATGGCATGTCTTTTAAAAATCAGGGGTTTCCAGATCCCCAAAAATTTGTCGATGATGTTCATAATTTGAATGCACACATGATTATTTCAATCTGGTCATCTTTTGGTCCCAAAACTCCACAATATAAAATTTTGAAAGATAAGGACATGTTAATGGATTTTCAAACATGGCCACAATCAGGGAAAGAAGGTTGGCCTCCGGATATGAATTATCCATCTGGAGTGCAGGTCTACGATCCTTATAATCCCGAGGCCCGAGATATTTATTGGAAATATTTGAGTGAAGGGCTTTTCTCGTTGGGAATTGATGGTTGGTGGATGGATTCGACAGAACCAGACCACATGGATATTAAACCGGAAGATTTCGATAATAAAACCTATTTGGGCTCTTTCCGCAAAGTTCGGAATGCATTCCCACTTGCAACTGTTGGAGGTGTTTACGATCATCAGCGCAAAGCCTCTTCTGATAAAAGGGTATTTATTTTAACACGTTCTGGTTTTGCAGGTCAACAACGCTATGGTTGTAATGTTTGGTCTGGAGACCTGGGCTCCTCATGGGATGCCTTGCGGAATCAAGTTCCGGCCGGACTGAATTTTACCCTGACCGGAAATCCGAATTTCAATACCGATATCGGTGGTTTTTTTGCAGGTGCTTACAATAAATCGTGGAATGACGGAACAGCTTCGAAAAATCCACTATTCCAGGAGTTGTATGTACGCTGGATGCAATATGGGATATTTACCCCAATGATGCGTTCGCACGGAACCGAAATGAAACGGGAGATCTACTATTTTGGTAAACAAGGCGAGCCAATATACGATGCCATTGCAAGTGCCATCAACCTGCGTTATTTATTGCTGCCATATATTTATACTACTTCGTGGAATGTTACCAATGCCAATAACAGTTTTATGCGTGCTTTAGTAATGGATTTTCCGTCAGATAAGAAAATATGGGACATGAACAACGAGTATATGTTTGGCCAGTCGCTTCTTGTAGCACCGGTGCTGTCAGCCCATTATACTCCTGAGAAAATGGTGAAGGTTGATGAAGCAACAGGTTGGAACAAAGGAGGTGCAAGAACTAAAGAGGGTTATCCGGTAGTTGATTTTACAAAAACGAAATCCTCCACTGTTTATCTACCGAAAGGAACAACCTGGTATGATTTCTGGACAAATGAAAAGTTTGATGGAGGTCAGGAAATTTCAAAAGAAACCACCATAAATACAATACCGTTGTATGTAAAAGCCGGAAGTATTCTCCCTATTGGTCCGAAAGTTCAATACGCAACCGAGACGAATTGGGATAATTTAGAAATCCGCATTTACGCAGATGCCGATGGTGAATTTACTTTTTATGAAGACGAAAACGATAATTATAACTACGAAAAAGGTGTATATTCAACTATTCCTTTTGAGTGGAATGATGCCGAGAAAACACTAACCATTGGTGAACGTAAGGGTGAATTCCCAGGTATGCTCACTGAAAGAACATTCAACATTGTATTTGCATCTAAAGACAAAAATGTTGGCACATTGAATAAAGTAGTACATTATTCAGGTAAAGAAGTTGTCGTCAAATTGTAATAAGATAAAACTAAAAAATAATAATTTTATGCAGTATTTCAATCAGCCTGAACATGTTTCAGGTTGATTGAAATTGCATTGTTTTAGGTATTTGCGAAGGCTAATGTCTTTCTTTTTAATACATTCAGATTAATAATATGAACTCGACCTCTAAACTAAATAGTATAGTAGTAGCTGTAATTCTGCTATTCTTATTCATTTCCAGGAATACTTTTGCCCAAAGTCCTGAAACGGAAAAAGGAGATAGCATTTATCTCGATTTTAAAATGGAGCTGATGTGGAAGGCTAAGGTCAAGATCGGAAAAACGATTAATGTTGGAGAGAGTAAACGAGGTTCAAGGCATATGATTCCCATTATCGGTGGTACATTTAGAGGGCCAAATATTAACGGCGAAGTTTTACCTTATGGTGAAGACTGGCAGCTAGTACGTCCTGATGGTGATACAGAACTTAATGCGCGATATTTGCTTCAAACTGAAGATGGTATAATCATTCGCATTGCAAACAAAGCCTTAATGCATAAGCCAGCCAAAGATGATGAAGGTGGTTTTTATGTGAAATCTGTGGTTGACATTGAAGCTCCTTCTGAAAGTATTTACGACAATTTAAACCATGCTGTCTTTATAGGAACGCTCGAAATCCCGCAAATAGAGCCAAACGAAGAGCCATATGTTGTAATTGGCGTTTATAAAGTACTATAGTTTAAGGTCAAATTTGATATTAATTATCAATGTTAGTTTAATATTAAACTTTTAATTTCTTCTTTTTATTGAAGAGCTTTAGATTAGAATATGTCTTTTGGGGATTGTTGAAATTTTTTACAAAATATATCAACTAAATAGTAAATATCAATTATTTTACCTTCCATTAGAACTGAGTGTATATATTTAAATATCAAATGTATAATGCAATAAAATACTCATTTCTTTTTTGTTAGTTATCAGGTTCTTTTATTGAACTAAAGTTAAAGTCATAAATATGAAAAATATAGGGTTAATAATTATAGCTGTTCTACTTAATTTGAATCTATTGGCACAGTCGGATAATCAGGTGCTTGTAAATACAGGTAATGAGCCGATTAAGACTGGTAAATTTGAGCCAACTTGGGAATCGTTACAGCAATACGAGGTGCCTGAATGGTTTCGAAATGCCAAATTTGGTATATGGGCACATTGGGGACCACAATGTCAACCGGAGCAAGGCGACTGGTATGCCCGATTTATGTATGATGAAGGTAGTAGGCAGTATAATTGGCATTTAGAGAACTATGGGCATCCCTCAAAAGCTGGATTTAAAGAGGTTATTCACGACTGGAAAGCCGAAAATTGGGACCCTGAAAAATTAGTGGCTCTTTACAAACGCGCAGGTGCTCAATATTTCTTTGCAATGGCTAATCACCACGATAACCTGGATATGTGGAATAGTAAATATCAGGAATGGAATACAACGCGTGTTGGTCCCAAACAGGATATTATTAGTGAATGGGCCAAAGCAGCTAAAAAATATGATCTTCCTCTGGGATTAAGTGTTCATGCTGCACATGCCTGGACGTGGATGGAAACATCTCAGCGTTCGGATAAAAAAGGAAAGTGGGAAGGCATATCTTATGATGGTAAGCTTACAAAAGAAGATGGGAAAGGAACCTGGTGGGAAGGATTGGATCCTCAGGAATTGTATTCTCAAAATCATCCCTTAAGTAAAGGTAGTGAAAACGTAGGTCGTATTCACAGTCAATGGGCATGGGGAAATGAGGCTTCTATTCCTTCTCAGGATTACTGTGATAAATTTTACAACCGTACTATGGACCTGATTAATCAGTATAACCCTGATTTGTTATACTTCGATGATACAGCACTTCCTCTTTATCCGATCAGTGATGCAGGACTTCAAATTGCGGCCCACTATTACAATCACAATATGGCTACTCACGATGGGAATCTTGAAGCCGTTTTGTTTGGAAAAGTACTGACCGATGACCAGAAAAAATGTATGATATGGGATGTGGAAAGGGGAGCACCCGATAAGATACAGGCTGATGCCTGGCAAACATGTACCTGTATTGGTGATTGGCATTATAACAGGTCAACATACGATCATAACTGGTACAAATCAGCAAAAACAGTTATTCACATGTTAGTTGATATTGTCAGTAAAAACGGAAATTTGCTTTTAAATATTCCTGTTCGTGGCGATGGTACCATTGACGAAAAAGAAGTTGAAATACTTGAAGGTATTGCTGACTGGATGGATATCAACAAAGAAAGCATTTACGATACACGTCCATGGAAAAAATTTGGCGAAGGACCAGTAGCCGATCAGAAAAATCCAATTAATGCCCAGGGATTTAATGAAGGAAAAATTAAATTTTCTGCAAAAGATATAAGGTTTAATCAGAAAGGAAAAATTCTGTATGCAACAATTCTTGGAACACCTACTGATGATATAGTCATTACTTCATTAGCCAAGGAAAATTTAAAAAAGAAAATAAAAAAGATTGAGATGTTGGGCATCGATGAAAAACTCTCATGGAGTCAAGCGAATGATTCTCTCGTTATTCGAAAACCAGAGAATTGTCCCAATAATATTGCTGTTGTTTTTAAGATAAGTTTCAAATAGTTTTATTATCAAATTTTGTTTGTGAATGCTTATTGAAATTCAATACCGGATTTCAGCTCGGGACTTAATCGGGATTCAACCAGTCCTGTATTTCACAGAAAAAAAATAGGAATTTGAGCTAAGATAAGTATCCTAATGGATGCTTTATATAGTAATTATAATGTTAAATCAATAAGGAAGACTTAAGTGTTTATCATTATTTTGCAGAATCAGTTTTTGCTCAAGATACTTGTAAAAAAATGCAAAAAGTCTGAATGAAACATGTTTTAATGAAATTATAAATAGTTAATAATTTTGTGATTAAATAAAATTACTCATCTAAATTATGGTGTTAAGTGTTGAAATACTTTATGTTTTTTAATTATTAAGTCTTATTAATTCGTAAATTTTGTCTATCTTATTTTTACTATCCCCCTTTTTCTTATCACAGTTCTCATTTTATAAAACACTGTTATACTTCGATGTATTTTTTATACAAATAACTCTTTGTTGCATATAAATGTATATACTTATTTATAAATAGTTGTCGGTGTATAAATTATAATTTATACAAACCACTTTATCATTTCAAATGTGATAGGCTTACGGATACTCAAAAGAATTTTTGTTTTGAATCAATGATATGGTGGATAACCACACTCTTTTCATATAACTCCGTGTTCATTTTGTATGTGATTGACCTTCTGCTTTTAGTCTTCAATATCTATACAATCTTCTAAAAGCTTATTTGGTCAATGTTTTTCAATATGTAGGATATCCTTCCTATAAGCGATCTATTAACGTTATGGCTCTATTATCTAAAATCTTAATAATTATATCCAATATTAAAACTAAGCGATTATGGAAAAGTATACTTTGTGGATGGAATTAACATATTTTAATCAAAATTCACACTTATTGCTTAAAACTAAAACCAAAATTTTATGAAAAAAAGAAATCTCATTTTGCTTCTTTTTTTGTTTGTAGGCTTTACTGTGTTTGCCCAAAAAAAGGTGAGCGGGACTGTTTACGACAATGAGAACATGCCCATTCCTGGGGTAACAGTTCTTGAAAAGGGAACCTCCAACGGAATCATTACTGATATGGATGGTAATTATTTAATAACAGTTCCTGGAGACGATGCCGTATTAGTATTCTCTTTCATAGGAATGAAAACTCAAGAAATCACAGTTGGCACTCAAACTACCATTATAGTGAACATGGTACCTGATATGGCCGACCTGGACGAAGTGGTGGTGGTTGGTTATGGTGTACAAAAGAAGAAACTAGTGACAGGAGCTAACCTCTCCCTTGGATCAGATGATCTACAACGTCAGAACTCGACTCAGGCATTAGATGCTATTCAGACGATGTCTC contains:
- a CDS encoding alpha-L-fucosidase, whose translation is MKNIGLIIIAVLLNLNLLAQSDNQVLVNTGNEPIKTGKFEPTWESLQQYEVPEWFRNAKFGIWAHWGPQCQPEQGDWYARFMYDEGSRQYNWHLENYGHPSKAGFKEVIHDWKAENWDPEKLVALYKRAGAQYFFAMANHHDNLDMWNSKYQEWNTTRVGPKQDIISEWAKAAKKYDLPLGLSVHAAHAWTWMETSQRSDKKGKWEGISYDGKLTKEDGKGTWWEGLDPQELYSQNHPLSKGSENVGRIHSQWAWGNEASIPSQDYCDKFYNRTMDLINQYNPDLLYFDDTALPLYPISDAGLQIAAHYYNHNMATHDGNLEAVLFGKVLTDDQKKCMIWDVERGAPDKIQADAWQTCTCIGDWHYNRSTYDHNWYKSAKTVIHMLVDIVSKNGNLLLNIPVRGDGTIDEKEVEILEGIADWMDINKESIYDTRPWKKFGEGPVADQKNPINAQGFNEGKIKFSAKDIRFNQKGKILYATILGTPTDDIVITSLAKENLKKKIKKIEMLGIDEKLSWSQANDSLVIRKPENCPNNIAVVFKISFK